A stretch of the Mesorhizobium huakuii genome encodes the following:
- a CDS encoding imelysin family protein, which produces MTARYGGRLAAIGATALLTAAVFVLPAKAETDAKAVIKTYADIGLAKYEDSLTTAQALDKAVDALLAKPSADTLKAARDAWKAARVPYQQTEVYRFGNKVVDDWEGEVNSWPLDEGLIDYVAKSYGTESDTNSLYTANVIANKEIEINGKKVDASKLSPEFLSGTLQQAGGIEANVATGYHAIEFLLWGQDLHGTGPGAGERPYTDYDLKNCTGGNCDRRAEYLKSATTLLVSDLQKMVNDWKEDGAARKNLVDGEPNTAISIIFTGMGSLSYGELAGERMKLGLLLHDPEEEQDCFSDNTYNSHFYDAIGIRAAYLASYTRLDGTVVSGPSVHDMVKAADPAIDKELSGKLDVSVAKMEAIKARAEAGEAYDQQIAEGNTAGNATVQAAIDALIDQTKSIERAVGSLKLNAIAFEGSDSLDAPDKVFK; this is translated from the coding sequence ATGACAGCACGGTACGGCGGTAGGCTTGCGGCGATTGGTGCCACGGCGCTGTTGACGGCGGCGGTGTTTGTGCTGCCTGCCAAGGCGGAAACCGACGCAAAGGCCGTTATCAAGACCTATGCCGACATCGGGCTCGCCAAATACGAGGATTCGCTGACCACGGCGCAGGCTCTCGACAAGGCGGTCGACGCGCTGCTCGCCAAGCCCTCAGCGGACACGCTCAAGGCCGCCCGCGACGCCTGGAAGGCCGCGCGCGTGCCCTACCAGCAGACCGAGGTCTACCGCTTCGGCAACAAGGTCGTCGACGATTGGGAAGGCGAGGTGAATTCCTGGCCGCTGGACGAAGGCCTGATCGACTATGTCGCCAAGAGCTACGGCACGGAATCGGACACGAATTCGCTCTATACGGCCAATGTGATCGCCAACAAGGAAATCGAGATCAACGGCAAGAAGGTCGACGCCTCGAAGCTTTCGCCTGAATTTCTGTCCGGCACGTTGCAGCAAGCCGGCGGTATCGAGGCCAATGTCGCCACCGGCTATCACGCCATCGAATTCCTGCTCTGGGGCCAGGATCTGCATGGCACCGGACCGGGCGCCGGCGAGCGTCCTTACACCGACTACGACCTCAAGAACTGCACCGGCGGCAATTGCGACCGCCGTGCCGAATATCTGAAGTCCGCCACCACCCTGCTGGTTTCGGACCTGCAGAAGATGGTCAACGACTGGAAGGAAGACGGCGCCGCACGCAAGAACCTCGTCGATGGCGAGCCGAACACGGCGATCTCGATCATCTTCACCGGCATGGGCTCGCTGTCCTACGGCGAGCTCGCCGGCGAGCGCATGAAACTCGGCCTCCTGCTGCACGATCCGGAGGAGGAGCAAGACTGCTTCTCCGACAACACCTACAATTCGCATTTCTACGACGCCATCGGCATCCGCGCTGCCTACCTCGCCAGCTACACGCGCCTCGACGGCACCGTCGTTTCTGGACCTTCGGTGCACGACATGGTCAAGGCGGCCGATCCGGCGATCGACAAGGAGTTGTCCGGCAAGCTCGACGTCAGCGTCGCCAAGATGGAGGCGATCAAGGCCCGGGCCGAAGCCGGCGAGGCCTATGACCAGCAGATCGCTGAAGGCAACACGGCAGGCAACGCCACTGTGCAGGCGGCGATCGACGCGCTGATCGACCAGACCAAGTCGATCGAACGTGCCGTCGGCTCGCTGAAACTCAACGCCATCGCCTTCGAGGGATCCGACAGCCTCGACGCACCTGACAAGGTGTTCAAGTAA